In one Moritella sp. 5 genomic region, the following are encoded:
- a CDS encoding membrane dipeptidase, translated as MYNQRIVIDGLQYCNWDREYFQTLKSSGITAVHATIVYHETARETLSRFAEWNLRFEQNADLIMPVHSVADIEKAKILGKVGIFFGAQNCSSIDDEIGLIEVMRQQGLLIMQLTYNNQSLLATGCYEKNDNGITRFGKQAIEEMNRVGMIIDMSHSAERSTLEAIDLSSRPICISHANPTFAFEALRNKSDTVIKSLAARGGLLGFSLYPFHLPNGSQCTLDDFCQMIAKTADMVGVEHLGIGSDLCLNQPQAVLEWMRNGRWSKAMDYGEGSASNAGWPNSLPWFCGSAGMENIYNGLIRYGFSESEAGQVLGDNWFNFLKQGLEPIS; from the coding sequence ATGTATAACCAAAGGATTGTTATTGACGGGTTGCAATATTGCAATTGGGATCGAGAGTACTTCCAGACATTAAAAAGCAGTGGTATTACCGCTGTTCACGCCACGATTGTTTATCACGAAACAGCGCGTGAAACATTAAGCCGTTTTGCGGAATGGAATTTACGGTTTGAACAAAATGCGGACTTGATCATGCCGGTCCATTCTGTTGCTGATATCGAAAAGGCGAAGATATTAGGCAAAGTGGGTATTTTCTTTGGCGCACAAAACTGCTCATCGATTGATGATGAAATCGGTTTAATTGAAGTGATGCGTCAACAAGGGCTGCTTATTATGCAGCTGACTTATAACAACCAAAGCTTACTGGCGACAGGGTGTTATGAGAAGAATGATAATGGTATTACTCGTTTTGGTAAACAAGCTATTGAGGAGATGAATCGCGTTGGTATGATCATCGATATGTCACATAGCGCAGAGAGATCTACACTTGAAGCGATTGATTTATCGTCACGTCCTATTTGTATCAGTCATGCCAACCCGACGTTTGCGTTTGAAGCACTGCGTAACAAATCAGATACGGTGATCAAGTCACTCGCCGCGCGTGGTGGGCTGTTAGGGTTCAGTTTATACCCATTTCACCTACCTAATGGTAGCCAGTGTACCTTAGATGATTTTTGCCAAATGATCGCGAAAACGGCCGATATGGTTGGTGTTGAACACTTGGGGATCGGTAGCGATTTGTGTCTCAATCAACCACAAGCTGTATTGGAATGGATGCGTAATGGTCGCTGGTCTAAAGCGATGGATTACGGTGAAGGCTCTGCAAGTAATGCAGGCTGGCCAAACTCATTACCCTGGTTCTGCGGCAGCGCAGGCATGGAGAATATTTATAACGGATTAATTCGCTACGGATTCTCAGAGTCTGAAGCGGGGCAAGTACTGGGTGATAATTGGTTTAACTTTTTAAAGCAAGGATTAGAGCCTATTTCGTAA
- a CDS encoding BCCT family transporter has product MSDIIKSVKAASLDSEGSNTASTSSSSNKSAVSESNSTADKLGFSNPAFWYSGSFLALFVLLALYDGALLSSLVNTGFSWAVTVFGPYWQILLLLTFLIGIGLAAGRTGNVVLGALPKPEMDGFRWMAIIFCTLLAGGGVFWAAAEPIAHFVSPPPLYGAQENVQQTAINALSQSFMHWGFLAWSIVGSLTSIVVMHLHYDKGLPLKPRILLYPLFGKRVLTGHTGALIDACCIVAVAAGTIGPIGFLGLQVSYALNVLFEIPDGFTTQLIIILFAIALYTISALSGLNRGMQMLSRYNVVLACVLMVYILVFGPTNFIFNGYIQGVGSLVDNFIPMATYRGDEGWLSWWTVFFWGWFLGYGPMMAIFIARISRGRTIRQLVSTISIIAPLTTCFWFTIVGGSGLAFEIAEPGSVSSAFEGFNLPGALLAVTTQLPFPMVTSVLFLILTTIFIVTTGDSMTYTISVVISGEEEPNAFIRTFWGVVMGITALVLISLGSGGISALQSFIVITAVPVSLILLPSLWNAPQIAIQMAKDQGL; this is encoded by the coding sequence ATGTCAGATATAATCAAAAGCGTGAAAGCGGCGAGCTTAGATAGTGAAGGTAGCAATACCGCTAGCACTTCAAGCTCTTCAAATAAAAGCGCAGTAAGTGAAAGTAATTCTACAGCGGATAAATTGGGTTTTAGTAACCCCGCGTTTTGGTACAGTGGCAGTTTTCTTGCCTTATTTGTACTATTAGCTTTATACGATGGAGCATTATTATCCAGTCTTGTGAATACAGGGTTCTCGTGGGCTGTCACAGTCTTTGGTCCTTATTGGCAAATATTGTTGTTATTAACTTTTTTGATTGGCATAGGTTTAGCTGCTGGTCGTACTGGTAATGTCGTTTTAGGTGCACTGCCTAAACCTGAAATGGATGGCTTCCGTTGGATGGCTATTATCTTCTGTACCTTACTCGCTGGTGGCGGTGTATTTTGGGCCGCAGCAGAGCCAATTGCACATTTTGTGAGTCCACCACCCTTGTATGGTGCACAAGAAAATGTCCAGCAAACCGCTATCAATGCATTGTCACAATCATTCATGCACTGGGGTTTTCTCGCTTGGTCGATTGTTGGTAGCCTTACATCTATCGTGGTGATGCATCTTCATTATGATAAAGGCTTACCGCTTAAACCGCGTATTTTACTTTACCCTCTTTTCGGTAAGCGCGTGCTAACTGGTCACACAGGTGCCTTGATTGATGCTTGTTGTATTGTGGCTGTTGCGGCAGGGACTATCGGCCCTATTGGTTTCCTTGGTTTACAGGTGAGCTACGCATTAAACGTTTTGTTTGAGATCCCAGACGGATTTACTACGCAGCTTATCATCATCTTATTTGCAATTGCGTTATATACAATCTCGGCATTGAGCGGCTTAAATCGTGGCATGCAAATGCTCAGTCGTTACAACGTTGTTTTAGCTTGTGTATTGATGGTTTATATCCTTGTTTTTGGTCCAACTAACTTTATTTTTAATGGCTATATCCAAGGTGTAGGTAGCCTAGTCGATAATTTCATTCCAATGGCGACGTACCGTGGGGATGAAGGTTGGTTGAGCTGGTGGACTGTATTTTTTTGGGGGTGGTTCTTAGGCTATGGCCCGATGATGGCCATCTTTATCGCCCGTATCTCGCGCGGTAGAACCATACGCCAGCTAGTCTCAACCATTAGCATTATTGCGCCGCTCACTACCTGCTTCTGGTTCACCATCGTGGGTGGTTCAGGCTTAGCATTTGAAATCGCAGAACCGGGTTCAGTCAGTTCAGCATTTGAAGGTTTTAATCTACCTGGTGCACTGCTTGCTGTCACAACACAGTTACCATTTCCTATGGTTACTTCGGTCCTTTTTCTTATCCTGACTACGATCTTTATCGTGACGACGGGTGACTCGATGACTTACACAATTAGTGTGGTGATTAGTGGTGAAGAGGAACCAAATGCATTTATTCGTACATTTTGGGGGGTGGTTATGGGGATAACTGCGTTAGTCCTTATTTCACTGGGTTCGGGAGGCATATCGGCACTGCAATCTTTCATTGTTATTACAGCAGTACCTGTTTCTCTCATTTTATTGCCATCACTTTGGAACGCACCACAAATCGCGATTCAGATGGCCAAAGACCAAGGTTTATAG
- a CDS encoding LysR family transcriptional regulator — MDIKIQQLRHFVLVVEEGGFRAASNRANRSQAALSTSIKELERTLEQPLFESGNKSTLTPFGQICLPKITQFLYIYKTLNNDLHAAAAGQQGRVRIASVPSVAAKLIPNVLGRFCKEYPNVEVSLIDDNAAGVEARLLSGEVDLALGNCANLDSEAIDFTPLISDPIGVVCLKDNPIASKINGVEWRALLDQAFIHNGTCRLLEPTPARVLIEKALYSVENITSLFSVLKLGIGITTLPKLAFPNNETDLVWLPLIDPSLERKIGIFRLAEHTISPQAQSFYKLCIEHLICSDEHNS, encoded by the coding sequence ATGGATATTAAAATACAACAGTTGAGACATTTTGTTTTAGTCGTCGAAGAAGGTGGATTTCGCGCAGCATCAAATAGAGCAAACCGTTCTCAGGCTGCACTGTCGACCTCAATCAAAGAACTTGAACGTACTTTAGAACAACCACTTTTTGAATCAGGTAATAAATCAACTCTCACGCCTTTTGGTCAAATTTGCTTACCAAAAATCACGCAATTTCTGTATATTTACAAGACATTAAATAACGATCTACACGCTGCCGCAGCAGGCCAGCAGGGACGAGTTCGCATTGCCAGCGTACCATCAGTTGCAGCAAAATTAATCCCCAACGTGCTGGGCCGGTTTTGTAAGGAATACCCCAATGTCGAAGTCAGTTTAATTGATGATAACGCCGCAGGTGTCGAAGCAAGATTGCTTTCTGGTGAGGTTGATTTAGCGCTGGGAAACTGTGCCAACTTAGATTCTGAAGCTATTGATTTTACACCGCTGATTTCAGATCCAATCGGCGTAGTCTGCTTAAAGGATAATCCGATAGCGAGTAAAATTAATGGTGTTGAATGGCGAGCACTATTGGACCAAGCATTTATTCATAATGGCACCTGCAGGCTGCTAGAGCCAACTCCAGCAAGGGTTCTCATTGAGAAGGCGCTTTATTCAGTAGAAAATATAACTTCTTTATTTTCAGTATTAAAACTTGGCATTGGTATAACCACACTACCTAAATTGGCATTCCCAAACAATGAAACCGATTTAGTCTGGCTACCACTCATCGATCCGTCTTTAGAGCGAAAAATTGGTATTTTTAGACTTGCAGAGCATACAATTTCACCCCAAGCACAATCATTTTATAAATTATGTATTGAACACCTCATCTGCTCCGATGAGCATAACAGCTGA
- a CDS encoding RidA family protein encodes MKTQSYPVQTELFASKAPLEWAIVNNGTLYTAQIPIDQTGVVVDGGIEAQTRRTLDNLVHTLECAGESLNSVLQVLIYVTDREYLATVNKVYAEYFKAPYPNRAAIVVAGLAREEMLVELVVYAAVNAEL; translated from the coding sequence ATGAAAACTCAAAGTTACCCTGTACAAACTGAATTATTTGCGTCTAAGGCTCCCCTTGAATGGGCTATTGTCAATAATGGCACCTTATATACTGCGCAAATCCCTATTGATCAAACTGGCGTTGTAGTTGACGGCGGTATTGAGGCTCAAACACGTCGAACGCTCGATAACCTGGTTCATACTTTAGAGTGTGCAGGTGAATCACTTAATTCTGTGCTGCAAGTTTTAATCTACGTAACTGACCGCGAATACCTTGCAACCGTGAATAAAGTATATGCCGAATATTTTAAGGCCCCTTATCCAAATCGTGCCGCAATCGTAGTAGCCGGACTCGCCCGTGAAGAAATGCTGGTGGAACTCGTTGTCTACGCAGCGGTCAACGCCGAACTATAA
- a CDS encoding aldehyde dehydrogenase family protein, translated as MTTQTQRIQPEHSLYIGGEWQAGVSTIANINPSDISQNLGNFAQASAAQVQHAISAAKHAQPTWEKTPLEQKQAVLQGIGDELIARCDELGRLLSSEEGKPFLEGRGEIYRAGQFFQYFAAEVLRQIGDSAASVRPGVSVEVTREAVGVVAIISPWNFPTATAAWKIAPALAFGNSVIWKPANLTPASAVALTEIIHRQGLPAGTFNLVLGSGSEVGNVLINSTEVNGVSFTGSVDTGRKIAAATAPNFVRCQLEMGSKNALIVADDADINIAVEATIAGSFSGAGQKCTASSRLVVMDGIHDAYVEALIKRMSELKVGHALEEGVFMGPVVDSKQLDANFDWIDTARKSGGELAFGGERLSLEHEGFYMSPTLFVNTKNDWSVNQEEVFAPMASVIRVADLDEAIATTNDTRFGLTSGIITQSLRTSTLFKQQAQTGCVMVNLPTAGTDYHVPFGGRKESSFGPREQGQYAKEFYTVVKTAYQRAY; from the coding sequence ATGACAACTCAAACACAGCGCATTCAACCAGAACACTCACTTTATATTGGCGGCGAATGGCAAGCCGGTGTTAGTACTATCGCCAATATCAATCCGTCTGATATTAGTCAAAATCTGGGTAACTTTGCACAAGCGAGTGCAGCGCAAGTTCAACACGCTATCTCGGCAGCAAAGCATGCACAGCCAACATGGGAAAAAACACCATTAGAGCAAAAACAAGCGGTCTTACAAGGTATCGGTGATGAGTTGATTGCCCGCTGCGATGAACTTGGTCGCTTACTATCAAGTGAAGAGGGTAAGCCGTTCTTAGAAGGTCGTGGTGAGATTTATCGCGCGGGTCAGTTCTTTCAGTATTTTGCCGCTGAAGTGCTACGTCAAATAGGTGATAGCGCTGCGTCAGTGAGACCAGGTGTATCTGTTGAGGTAACACGTGAAGCTGTGGGTGTTGTAGCCATTATTTCACCGTGGAATTTCCCTACGGCCACTGCCGCCTGGAAGATTGCGCCAGCATTAGCATTTGGTAATAGTGTTATCTGGAAACCGGCTAATTTAACGCCTGCAAGTGCCGTTGCATTAACTGAAATTATTCACCGTCAGGGTTTACCGGCTGGTACGTTTAACTTGGTACTTGGCAGCGGTTCTGAAGTGGGTAATGTCCTTATTAATTCAACTGAAGTGAATGGTGTCAGCTTTACTGGTTCTGTTGATACGGGTCGTAAAATTGCAGCTGCAACAGCGCCTAATTTTGTGCGTTGCCAGTTAGAGATGGGCAGTAAGAATGCACTTATTGTTGCAGATGATGCAGATATCAATATTGCTGTTGAAGCGACGATTGCCGGTTCTTTCTCTGGCGCGGGTCAAAAGTGTACAGCCTCTTCTCGTCTTGTGGTGATGGACGGTATTCATGATGCATATGTTGAAGCACTCATTAAGCGCATGAGTGAATTAAAAGTGGGTCATGCCTTAGAAGAAGGTGTGTTCATGGGGCCTGTTGTTGATAGTAAGCAATTAGATGCTAACTTTGACTGGATTGATACCGCACGTAAGAGTGGTGGTGAACTGGCATTCGGTGGCGAACGTTTAAGTCTAGAGCATGAAGGTTTCTATATGTCGCCTACACTGTTTGTTAATACTAAAAATGATTGGTCTGTGAATCAAGAAGAAGTATTCGCGCCGATGGCGAGTGTTATCCGTGTTGCTGACTTAGATGAAGCTATCGCAACAACCAACGATACACGATTTGGTTTAACGAGTGGCATCATCACGCAAAGCCTACGTACAAGCACCTTGTTTAAACAACAAGCGCAAACAGGCTGTGTGATGGTTAACTTGCCAACAGCGGGTACTGATTACCATGTACCGTTTGGTGGCCGTAAAGAGTCTAGCTTTGGCCCTCGTGAGCAAGGTCAATACGCGAAAGAGTTCTATACCGTGGTTAAAACAGCTTATCAACGTGCTTATTAA
- a CDS encoding NfeD family protein, producing MDTLIDYLQNNHDQLLYVIGAIALVVELGVIGLSGPLLFFSLGCLATGLLVNLGVIAGWELEVLSVGLLTAISALLLWKPLKHFQGDKLVQDTSSDMIGQMVPVSELVTINGGKVRHSGINWNARLSESSTVETREVGQRVKIVAVDGTVLIIE from the coding sequence ATGGATACATTAATCGACTACTTACAAAATAATCATGATCAATTGCTTTATGTTATTGGTGCGATTGCGTTAGTCGTTGAATTGGGTGTGATTGGTTTAAGTGGTCCGCTGTTGTTCTTCAGTCTTGGTTGCCTTGCGACTGGCTTATTGGTTAACTTGGGCGTGATTGCAGGATGGGAACTTGAAGTTCTATCTGTGGGGTTATTAACAGCGATTAGTGCGCTGCTTTTATGGAAACCGCTTAAGCATTTTCAGGGAGATAAGCTTGTACAAGATACGAGTAGCGATATGATCGGTCAAATGGTACCTGTAAGTGAACTTGTCACTATCAATGGTGGCAAAGTTCGCCATTCTGGTATTAACTGGAATGCACGTTTAAGTGAGTCTTCGACTGTTGAAACCAGAGAGGTAGGTCAACGAGTTAAAATTGTCGCAGTGGATGGCACTGTTTTAATTATCGAGTAG